The genomic stretch GTCAACATGCAAACACATTGGGGTGGTCTGcaatggagctccatgttcaacaatgtatgacgaATGGTGTGCTTGTGTATGcaacagcactgtgctctttcgacagatgccacagaccaccatctatcctattttacagagtaGACAAATCTCCAAAACCCACATTCTGAGAAGACttatggacgtccaaccatttagagccTAATCGTagcttcactgtcctacctctttccgtagatgctcacgacagtagcatgtgaatattcaaccagcttcaccatttccGAGCTACTAGTTCAcaagctctgtgtaataataatctgccctttggcaGAGTCACTTATATCCATGGTATTCTgcatttgcaacctacatcttcactagggtgatgaCCTGCCCATGTATGCTCTAGTCACGCACTTTTGGTACTGCTTCACATGCCTGCAATGCCAGCAGGTGGTATCGAACATTGTggcaggcagtggtcataatgttttgacttatcagtgtacAGCATTAATAGCTCACTAACTGAAAGGTACCTGTGTAGATAGATGCTTCTCGGGCAGCGACAGGCATGTTAGATGTGTTTGCGACCAGTGCTGTTCTCTTCATGATAGACTCAGTCACACCATCAATCTCCACTGACAGCTCCGGGAAGTCCCTGAGTACCTCAGACATCTCATTACCTCGCTCCCCACAACCTACGTAGATAATTACATCAGAGTTTGAGTATTTTGACAATGACTGTGAAATTACAGTCTTGCCACAACCAAAGGCCCCAGGAATAGCCGTTGTTCCACCCTGGACACacctgaaatataaataaaattgtatgaTTATAAGCATCacattcatttacaattttttgagCAATTATTTCTTAAGGTCTAAAAAAttctttttgtcaataatcaggAGCTTAGAGAAGTAGCTAGTTATGAAAGAAAAGGCAAAGGAATTGATTGAGGGCTTATATCTGAAATGATtaagagaaaccacagaaaaccaacaCCTGGATGGTTGGACGTTGATTTGAATGCTTTCTGTATGAAAAACATTGCCTAAACAAACTGTAACAGGTCACTCAGTTATCATAAATATATTACCAAACTAATAACACACATCTTTCACATTCAGTGATACTGGCAATGGTACCATTGAATacagtaacaaaaaaattaaattaataaaattaaatcctGAGCAGatcaaatgtaaataaataataaaagcaaaaacaaCAGCTGCATCTCACAAATCTGAAAAAAGAGctataaaatttcaaattttacagtttttttaggTCATTGTCACTGCATTGTCACAAACTATCTCCGAAGACAAAGATGGAGGAAGGTACCTGTTGTTTATTGTTTATTTAGGAGAACATCTCTGCATTCACTGGAAACCTCATCTTTCATTGTCTCTCATGTGCgatcatgacccccccccccccacatttaaTGCACAAGATGAAATTAATATCCACAATTTTAGAATCATCTTCAACGAAAATTACCAGAATACTGCAACACATATGTACACCAGTATAACCCCATAACAAATAAAATAGGTGGCTAGCACATTAAGATCTTTCCCTCTTAAAAATCTGGCATCAAACCAAGGACGCTATTAACTTTATTCTCAGTCTGGACAGAGTACAACTTTTTCTGTGATAAGATGTTACTTAACACAGTACCACAGTTGTTAGTTTGTTTGTTGAGCCCTTTACCTTAGTGGTGAAAGGTCCAGTTGCTTCTTTAATGGGCAATAACAGTAACGAGAGATGACACAGCTAGGTTGTTCATGCCAGCAGGCACAGTCTCAGCCGTTGTTTCCAATTTGTGTAACTACGGTGTTCATTCAGTAGTGAGGCGATATTAACATTAAACATTTAAACAGGTGTTACTTTGGGCAGTATGTCACTGTGAAAAATAGTTAACTCACGGGAATAGGGAGTCAAGCACACGTTGACCAGTAAGGAGTGGGtaattggctggcagcttttctgtaACAGGCCTGGGCTGACGTACCGGCCACACTTGCAGCATAGTGAACTTCGATCTCTCACCATCAAATTCTGTCTCCAGAACAATATCCTGAAACAAACAATCCCATgtacgattttgtgtgtgtgtgtgtgtgtgtgtgtgtgtgtgtgtgtgtgtgtcacaatatGGTGACCGTCTTTACTCACTCCAGTGTATATATGTCAATAGTTTCTATTATCAAGTTAAATGTTGTTTAATAGCAGAACTACTGCAGTACTCACATCAACTGTATAATTTCCAGGTTCTGCAATGTATGTGACAGTTCCTTTGGCACGAGGTGGCAGCAGCAACTTGTGTTTCACCAGAGTATTTTCATGGACCAAACCATACAGGTCACCACCAGTAATGTGGCTCCCAATCTGAAAAATCATGATTTCAACTCcttaaatataattaaatgaaatcTTTTTCAATGTGTTCATTCATTTTATTTCCACACATAATCTGCTATATTTTTGTATACAGTTGACAATTCAAATGAACCAACAGCATATTTTCTCAAAATCCTGGACTCTTGACACTTATTTCTTCACCTCTGCCTTCTTTCATTCTTCTCAAAATATTTGGATCCCACCCTTAGCTTAGCCTCCTTTGCCAATTGCTTCCCCCCCCTTTCCTCTTTGACAAAGGAACTAACAGCTCTGAAAACTAGGAAGAGTTTTTTTCGTGTGTGTATCGACGCTATGCCAATTTCATCGCCTCGTAATTTTACAATATTCTCAAGCGGATTAACCTTTTGAGAGAAATAGCTTAATTTGCAGTCACTTTACGAAATATGTCAAACATTTCACGAGAACTGTACTCCAGGTTAAAACTTATGAATAGCCTTCAATCCTCTCCACATCTATCCCATAGAGATAGCACAGATAAAATTAGGTAAATAACAGCTCTCATTCTTCCCCTGCTCCATCTACCaataaaaagtaccctctgccacgtagGTCTACTGTATCTCAGTTCAATCAAAAGTTTTCCAAATGGACAAAACAGTTATTTTCCACTCCTTCACATGTTGTCCTGAACTTACTACTATGAAGCAAAACTTTCCTTGCTAAAGAGCCACTAAATGGGGGAAAGTCCAGGAAGGAATAACAGAAATATGAAAGGATAGACTGCCACTCATGACTGAAGGCACTGAGTAGCAATTTATGCTTTCCATACTACAGTAACAATTTAACCAAACATGTAGAGATACTATTTAGGAAGTACTCATATTTTGCAAACAGCATGTTACTACCATATTCATACTGTCTGAATGTTTACAAGCTCTCGCAGAGCACATAATTCGGCTTACCTTAACACTGACGGGGCTAAAATCCCACTGTGCAGTGCGGCTGAGGGCAGGTACGTTGACACCTTTTGGGATGTAAATACTATTCGACAGTTCATTGATGTCCTTCAATGGACGCTGGATACCATCAAAGATGCTGCCCATGATACCGGGCCCAAGTTCCACCGATAGTGGCTTGCCTGTGCGCAGCACAGGGTCACCTACTGTCACACCTGAGGTGTCTTCATATACCTGTGAGACAAATAAGTTCTCAGTTCAATATTTAGGATATGAGATCACAAAATAATATTCACGTTGTATTATAATAATGTTACAGGATGTGGCACCCCCAATGTTTTACATGTCTGAAAATGAATTTTACACAGGGCAGTCTTTGATTTCAAGTAGCAGTATATATTTATATGGGCTTTTGGCACGAATTCATGGAAGAAATGAATTTTGCCACTAATTTCTGTAATACTAATAAGTGTTAATTTGTTGTTGAAACCTCTTTAGTGAATGTCCAGAAGTTAAGATTAACTTTACTCTTACAGCAAATTATGTAATGTATAGTGAATCATTTTGAGAATGGCCTGTCACAAGAAGGGGAAAGGGAGGATTATCTGTCAAGACGTTCAAATTGTAATACATGGCATTTGTCACCAACATATTACAAAATTCTAAATGAATTTATCAAAATTCATTACAAATTTAAAATGCACAGTTATGCCAGTCATATGCTAATGCTGAGATTTTTTTCCAGAAGTGATGGTCTTCTGTAAAACGAACTGGGAATAACTAAAAAGATTGAAAGGTAAAACACTCTTCAAGCCTCCTAATACTGAGAAGCAGTcttattaaaaattaaagtaattttatCCATTTTGGATACTGCAGAACACATGACTAGGCATTAATGAAATATAAATACAGATTACTGTGAGGAGTTCCAGAACTAGTTTTGAGCCTTTTCAGGCTGTCTGGTAAATCTAATACTCACACACACATAATCATGATAGCTGCAATAAACTGAAACTGTGTTTAGTGATGTGCTTCTGGGCGTTCTGCCAAGTTGTTGCTACCTTTTTATAGGCAATATTTAGAGTTTGGTTGTTATGCTTACTCGCTGCAGCAagaaaaggagggggaggggggggagaggtaaAGAAGGGGAAAAGACTAGTAGCTGCATTGATGGGATAGAAAGCATAGTACTaaagtgggagcagggaaggggatcaGCAGGTGGAGGACAGGCTAGTGAAAGTTGAGGCCAGGGGAGTTACGGGGACAaaggatatgttgtagggagagttctcacctgcacaattcagaagagCAGGTTGCATTTATTAAAGTGAAGCAAATCATGTTGGACAGCATGTTAAGTAACTGGGTGGTCCAGTTGTCTCTTGGACACAGTTTGGCTTGGCTATTCATTtgggcagacagcttgttagttatcatgcccatgtagaaagtggcacagtggttacatcTCTGTTTGTAAttcacatggttgctttcacaggtagccctgcactGGACAGGGTAGAAGTTACACACCTTTGACAGGGCTCAAGTATGTGGTGTGGGAGGTTGTAAGAATCAGGTCCTGTATCTAGTTCTACTGCAGGGATATAAGCCAAGAGGGACAGGTTTGGGAGTAGGGGTGGAGTATGGACAGACAAGGGTATTGTGTAGATTTGGTGAGTGTGAAATACTgatgtgggaggggtggggaggacagTATGatagatattcctcatttcagtgttacagcaagaggtagttgaaactcAGATCAGTTGTTCCAGTCATGAGTGGTAGTCATGAAAGAATGACTTTTGGCTGGCTGGTGGGTATGGGGGAGGCGGGAGGTGACTGGAgatttttctggatgaggtatggaggcTAATCTTGGCCTGTGAAGGAAATgtttggcatatttggagagggactgttcGGCACTACAGACGGAATGGTCCCAAATGGCTAGGCTGTAaggaaggaacttcttggtatgtAATCAGTGGCAGCTGTCTAAGTGGAGATATTGATGGTGGTACCGTAATGTCAGTCATTGGTCAAAGCTTATAATGAATGATCCCTTCATGTTTCCTAATTTTTGATGGTTGTTGCCCAACTGGATAGTCCAGTATCCTTTCGCTTCCAAGTATACGACCCGTATTTGGCCATTATTACAGTGACTGTTACTGGTTGGATTCTATATGGTTGAAGGAAAGTTAAACTCCAACACCTTGCCATGAGTCAATAGTGATAAAAGTCAGAGTCTGGTTGAATGAGGTTGACATTGGAAATCAACAACAAGCCTGCTGAAGGATTCATTTTTGGTGTCATCTGAACTTATTTAGGCAAACTGTGAAGAGCATAATATTAGGATGGATGGACCAATGGATGACTTTTACTCCCAGCCTTCTTAAATATCAGTACTTTGTTTTGACAGCAGAGAAATAGAATGTGTGTGAAATTGTACAAGTTAATAATTTCGTCTTTATCAAAGTATCTGACAGATTAAATGTAACACTAACTGCAATATCAGTGGCCGTGTTATGTACTCCCCTTCGCCAAATTTGGCCAGTCACAACTACTAGATTCATTAGGTCAAATAATGATTCACGTGTTCCTTCAGTAACCAATTATGATACTGATGAAGTGTTTAACTGACAATAATTAATTACGAATCACAAGATGTATTGTTTATTGCTGAAAtaggttttttaaaaaattaattcaaGTTACACTTTGAAACTGAATGAACCTGTATGCCAAAATCCGCAATTAATTTCTTCGTACCATAACTTCAGATACATTGTAAATGTGGTGCAAATaattaaactggaaaaaaaaaaaaatctcaatttgggtgcaatttcattGCAGTTATAATGAAATGCCTGTCTCATTGCATCTGCATATCAAGAACACAACTGACCAATAGTTACtgtatttcaaaatttgctcccagtGAACGTAAAACAACGATATTTCACGAAAGATTTTCAGCACGTAAAGATTATTTTTACTGCACATTACACAGCTATCAAATCAAAGGTGGACATTCTGAGTCAATATTAAAATATTGAAACTGTATGAGGGAAGGGTGGGGTGAAAGCTTTGTTTGTTAATCTTTCACTTCCTAACATTGTTCCCATTCTGTCAAACACACATCAGCCAATCATTCTTTCACTTGAGCCTTTCCTCCTTTATTATGCTGCTTTACCTCCCCACAGCTTCATGTCCGAGGGAATGCTTGTAGttatcaaattattatttgtgttgaTATCTGGTATGCACTTATACCATTGTTAAGAAGACAGACTATTACATAAAATTATACTCTGACATCTTCAGCGGTGTGATTGAAAAGCGGATTAAAATATCAAGTGCTGTCAGAAAATCTCTTAAAACCTTATCTTAATTAAGTTGCTGATAAGATAAGACTTGGCAGACAACTGTGTCAACTTTCAATCCactgtcacaaaaatctttgtaCAGAGACATATTGCATTTTAATACCGCAAATTAAAATGAAATCTGTGTAGAGTTTTACAAattacttcaaaatttcaaatgtgtcTGATAATCATGCAGAAATATGGAAACTTGCAATGAAAAAAAGATTAACATGTTTGGGCTTAGCAATGGAAAGTGACTCACGATCCTGAATAACTGTCTGATTCTTTGAATTTAATACCCACCAACTTTTAATACTCTGTTACTCAAAGCCAAAGTGTATTACACCGGTGGGACATGTTATACGAGATCATTACGGAGGTTCTACAGTAAGTCAAAATAGAAGTAAAAGAAAACTACTCTTTTCTTCCACGCCTACAGATAAAGTGGAAAAACAGCTATGTAATATTctaattttattgaaaaattattaCTAAATTTATGGTTATACTGTATGTGCAACAATTCATTCCTCTCTCCTATAACAAAATGTTTTCTCACACTTTATGTAGCTTTGTCAACCCTGATTGAACCAGTCCCTCTGAATTCAGTAAAAACTGCACAGTATTATATATAAACAAGTTAACTCACCTCAATGTTACTCGAGGAACACCACTTACATGGCAATTCAATCATCTCATGCTAGGTCCACACACTAAATGCGTTCTCCAGCAAGTACTACGACTAAGTACATAACTTCCATAGCAAACCTCCAAAGGTCAGTAAGCCTAGCAATACTGAAATAACAGACTGGCACTGCCACAGCAGAAAATGCAAGCAAGCTTTATTAGGGTGTTCAAATTCTCACATCCTCTCTTATGCCTAGTGACCACCCTCCAGACCTGATTAGTGGGATCATTATCTCCATTCTTTGCCCACCCTACCAATCTGATTAAAGCCAAAGACAGATACAGAGTAAAGAAGCCTTGAAGCTGGGAAACTGGCAAGACTCGAGAAGGCCAAAAATGTAAGTGATACCAGCTGAATCGAGAATAAcaaaataaggtgagagaaataatCATGTCAGCAGACAGGCGAGGCTAAACAAGTGTTCCCTAAGGCCAGATTTCCTCCCACTCCCAATATATTATAATCAAAAATATAAATCCCCTGACAaacgcatgcatgcatgcatgcacacaaaaatatttaattgtatACATGTACTACCTACCAGTTATCTATTTGTGACAAGTTGTCTACACATACGTGTATATTGTTGCCTTTCCAGCAGTCCGAAATTGTGTAATATCTTTAAATACTTCCAACGGTGTAAGGGAATTCTTGCATAGTTTCACATACAAAATAGCTGTAACTATTACATAGAAAGGTTACTACAGTTATTTTACTTATTGTATATTGAGGTTTTACTCACTTGGATTGTTGCCATGTCACCCTCCAACCGGATGATTTCTCCAACCAGTTCATAATAACCAACACGCACCAGTTCGTACATAGCAGAACCGGCCATCCGTTCTGCTGTCACCACTGTAACGGAAATAAAACCATCCCCATTGCATGAACATATACATTACACAATATACAAACCAATTTCCAGTATTTTGCACATTCACACAGAACAAAATTGGCTCTTGATCTTTCATACGTCATATGTCATCAGTGTGAGAAATTAACCTAATACTCCAATAAATAGAAAAGTCCTTATAGATTATGAAATTACTCACCAGGTCCCGATACGGCAAATACGAAGCCGAATTTGGACTCTCGGTCCTCATCGGATGTCTTTATCAGTGTGCTCGTCATTTGGAATGATTTTATCtgtgaaaataaatgtgtaattaaTATATTGTTTAGTAATAGCACTTTCTGGGGTCATAAAAGGGATAAAGTCATCTCTGTATTACAATATCAAACTACAGTACTGAGAAAAACCACAGATCtctggaataatttttttctgaatctaCCTCCATATCTATATCCTGCAAaccttgagatgcacggcagagGGTATGCCCTATTGttccaattattagggtttcttcctgttacattcatgtatggaacacaggaagaatgattgactgtttgaatgcctctgtgtgtgcagtaattattctaattgtatcctcacaatccctgtgcAAGTGATATATAGGGGTGTTGTAATATGTCACTAGAGTATTAATTTaacgctggttcttgaaactttgttactagACTTTCTCACTATAGTTTACAGCTATCTTCAAGagacttccagttcagttccttcagtatctctgtgagactcccacggattaaacaaacctgtgaccatccacactgccctccccTGTGTAGGTTCAATacctcctgttagtcctatctcaTACATGTCCcgcacacttgagaaatattctagaacgagtgatttgtaagcattctCCTTCGTAGATTGATTTAATTTCCCCAATAATCAACCAATAAACCTAAGTCTatcatgtgatcattctatttcatatccctacagagtgctacacccaggtatttgtacgagttgtctggttccaacagtgattcattgatattatagtcatgggaaactacatttttttcattttgtgaagtgcaaaatttacaattttgaacatttaaaggaagttggcatgctgaacatttaaagcatgttgccaatttcaacatcactttgaaatcttaccaagatctgactgagtatttatgcagcttctttcagatcgACTTCATTACAGATAAATTTATCATCTACAaaatgcctgattttactattaatatggtctgcaaggtcattaatataccacACAAGCAGCAAAGTTCCCAACACACTTGCATGGGCCAcacacaaagttacttctacatatgacAATGCCTCTCCAACCAAGATAACACATTACATCATTTCTACCAAAAAGTTCTGAGTCTAGTCCTAATTTCACTTGACACCCCCATATGAtcacacttttgacaataagcatactgaatcaaatgctattcggaaatcaagaaatacatgtACCTGATTGCCTTGACCCAAAGCTTCCGGTACGTCAtgagagaaaagtgcgagttgggtttcaaatgatgtttttgaaatccatccTGACTGGCATTAAGGAGGTCATCCTGTTCAAGTTACTTCATTAAGTCTGAGCTTAGGACCTTGAGATCCAATGCAGAAATATTAATCTATGAAGCATCTGAAGTACAGATGAAACACTATATAAAGAAGGTCTATCACACAGTGTGATATGGAAGGAAAAGATTAATTTGGTTCGATTTTGGGAGGGGGAAAAAAATCAATGTTTAAGGCAAGGATAAGCAAATGAGAGTTGAATAAATACGGCAAAGCAATCAAAATGACTTTGATGCTGTAAAAATAATTGGGAAGTATAAAATAACCTGGTGCCCAAATTCTAAAAACCAGGAAACAGGCATTTACAAGACCAGAATCAGCATCACACTACTATAAAATGCATAGACTGAATTGATACTACAAAGGATTCAGGTATGAATGTGAAATTGGGGAGACGTCCTGGGGCTTCTCACTGAAAGTAATGATGATTAAGAGTAGATATTGAATGGAGCCGACAATGAAAACACAATAATGTGTTAATTAAAAGAAGCGAATTCTAACAGAAAAGTCGAAATGAAATCTGGGAATGCACAGAACAGCTGAATGTATTCTATGCAAAAGTAGTATTACTCAAGATCAGCACAGGAGGGAGAAATATTTCACAAACTTTTGTACAATGTTTTAAGATAGTATTCAAGACACATTCATATCTTAAATCTTGCATAATAGACAAGTGACGCATTTACGTTTAATGGGATTATGAGTTGAAATTTTTAGGAACCAAGGAGAGTATATTATGGAAAAAATATCAGAATattcctccccacccccccacccttgAGAAGAAATATGTGAATAGGATATCTAGACCTACTTATTTACCCACAGTTAACTTGTCAATGGAAGAACCTGTAGAGGTTGGACAATTATCAGAACCTGCAAAACTGATCATTCAGGATATAAAGTTTGGTagatatgcagagatgaaaagactGGTACCAGATAGAAAGATAATGAAAGCAACATCAAACTAGCTATTTTATCACTGACAACTTTAACAGCAATTAAAAACACTTTAGGAAAAGAAATTAACGTTGAAGAATGGTGTTGCTTTTTATTCTTACACAGAGCTCAGATGTATAACAATATAACAACTGACTGTGTGCCATTACAAATCAGATATATTTAACATGTTAGATGAAACTATTAACCTGCCGGACAAACGTCTACCATAAATTTTCTATCAGAGTCGTGCGACCAGTATATTAAATGTTCACAGATAAAAAAGGCATTGGCCAGATGTTTGTGATATATGTATGAAGATACAAACCTATTACTGGCGCACGAACAAAATGTAGGTCACATATAATCAAACATAAAGTGGATTTGGTTTAATGTTACAAACACA from Schistocerca serialis cubense isolate TAMUIC-IGC-003099 chromosome 10, iqSchSeri2.2, whole genome shotgun sequence encodes the following:
- the LOC126424874 gene encoding V-type proton ATPase catalytic subunit A, coding for MTSTLIKTSDEDRESKFGFVFAVSGPVVTAERMAGSAMYELVRVGYYELVGEIIRLEGDMATIQVYEDTSGVTVGDPVLRTGKPLSVELGPGIMGSIFDGIQRPLKDINELSNSIYIPKGVNVPALSRTAQWDFSPVSVKIGSHITGGDLYGLVHENTLVKHKLLLPPRAKGTVTYIAEPGNYTVDDIVLETEFDGERSKFTMLQVWPVRQPRPVTEKLPANYPLLTGQRVLDSLFPCVQGGTTAIPGAFGCGKTVISQSLSKYSNSDVIIYVGCGERGNEMSEVLRDFPELSVEIDGVTESIMKRTALVANTSNMPVAAREASIYTGITLSEYFRDMGYNVSMMADSTSRWAEALREISGRLAEMPADSGYPAYLGARLASFYERAGRVKCLGNPDREGSVSIVGAVSPPGGDFSDPVTTATLGIVQVFWGLDKKLAQRKHFPSINWLISYSKYMRALDDFYDKNFPEFVPLRTKVKEILQEEEDLSEIVQLVGKASLAETDKITLEVAKLLKDDFLQQNSYSPYDRFCPFYKTVGMLKNMIAFYDMSRHAVESTAQSENKITWNVIRDSMGNILYQLSSMKFKDPVKDGEAKIKADFEQLHEDIQQSFRNLED